A section of the Streptomyces sp. NBC_01408 genome encodes:
- a CDS encoding NADP-dependent oxidoreductase has translation MKAITYSAYGTAENLTVVDAPEPKVGPGEVLVRVKAAGVNPVDWKLAAGYLDPILEVRYPVIPGWDVAGVVEAVGPDTFDYAVGDEVYGYVRKEWVELGTYAELVAAPVRTLARKPRELTFEQAAGIPLAGLTAYQSLTRAGLKAGETVVIHSAAGGTGSFGVQIAVALGLRVIGTAGAHNHDYLRSLGAEPVLYGDGMADRIRALAPEGVDAGLDFYGDGVIELLQSLVNERDRVVSIADYEAAAKGAHQLWVRPDTADLTFLAELADAGKLTVNVEHALPLAEAAKAWELSAAGRTRGKIVLTV, from the coding sequence ATGAAGGCCATCACGTACAGCGCATACGGAACTGCCGAGAACCTCACGGTCGTTGACGCCCCGGAGCCCAAGGTCGGACCGGGCGAGGTCCTCGTCCGCGTCAAGGCCGCCGGGGTCAACCCGGTGGACTGGAAGCTCGCCGCCGGATACCTCGACCCGATCCTCGAAGTCCGCTACCCGGTCATACCCGGCTGGGACGTCGCCGGTGTCGTCGAAGCGGTCGGCCCGGACACCTTCGACTACGCCGTGGGCGACGAGGTCTACGGCTACGTGCGCAAGGAGTGGGTCGAGCTCGGCACGTACGCCGAGCTGGTCGCCGCCCCCGTCCGCACCCTCGCCCGCAAGCCCCGCGAGCTGACCTTCGAGCAGGCCGCGGGCATCCCGCTGGCCGGGCTCACCGCCTACCAGTCGCTCACCCGGGCCGGGCTCAAGGCCGGCGAGACCGTGGTCATCCACTCCGCGGCCGGCGGCACCGGCTCCTTCGGCGTGCAGATCGCGGTCGCCCTCGGCCTGCGCGTCATCGGCACGGCGGGCGCGCACAACCACGATTACCTGCGCTCGCTCGGCGCCGAACCCGTCCTGTACGGGGACGGGATGGCCGACCGGATCCGCGCGCTGGCGCCCGAAGGCGTCGACGCGGGCCTCGACTTCTACGGGGACGGCGTCATCGAGCTGCTCCAGTCCCTGGTCAATGAGCGCGACCGGGTCGTCTCCATCGCCGACTACGAGGCCGCGGCCAAGGGCGCGCACCAGCTGTGGGTGCGCCCGGACACCGCCGACCTGACCTTCCTGGCGGAACTGGCCGACGCGGGGAAGCTCACGGTCAACGTCGAGCACGCCCTGCCGCTCGCGGAGGCCGCGAAGGCGTGGGAGCTCAGCGCCGCCGGCCGGACCCGCGGCAAGATCGTGCTGACCGTCTGA
- a CDS encoding nucleotide pyrophosphohydrolase yields MNDERPDERLDRLQRRLADFAAARGWEPYHTPKNLAVALSVEAAELVEIFQWLTPEQSARVMEKPETAHRVADEVADVLAYLLQFCEVLGVDVLDALAAKIERNELRFPVPGTSTPNRHSSE; encoded by the coding sequence ATGAACGACGAGCGGCCGGACGAGCGGCTGGACCGATTGCAGCGCAGGCTCGCGGACTTCGCGGCGGCGCGGGGCTGGGAGCCCTACCACACGCCCAAGAACCTGGCGGTGGCCCTGAGTGTGGAGGCGGCCGAACTGGTCGAGATCTTCCAGTGGCTGACGCCGGAACAGTCGGCGAGGGTGATGGAGAAGCCGGAGACCGCACACCGGGTGGCCGACGAGGTGGCCGACGTGCTCGCGTATCTGCTGCAGTTCTGTGAGGTTCTGGGGGTGGATGTGCTGGATGCGCTCGCCGCGAAGATCGAGAGGAACGAGCTCCGCTTCCCGGTGCCGGGCACTTCGACCCCTAATCGTCACTCTTCGGAGTGA
- a CDS encoding DUF6099 family protein: MDAVRLIAAGRHALARSGAAWDIVGEAWQAQALAQGLGGWLAVTGPPELRPEARGLGEAGGRGCGVLDRAALRGEGITPAHPPRAAQLTEVTDVRQALLGLQALLGEVGIALVGVACATDEESLYWQCIESIDAADESSDRVRAILRRLAVRERGSASGVA; the protein is encoded by the coding sequence ATGGATGCGGTACGGCTCATCGCGGCCGGCCGGCACGCGCTGGCACGGAGCGGGGCTGCGTGGGACATCGTGGGCGAGGCCTGGCAGGCCCAGGCGCTCGCACAGGGACTGGGGGGATGGCTGGCGGTCACCGGGCCGCCGGAGCTGAGACCCGAGGCGAGAGGGCTGGGTGAGGCGGGGGGCAGAGGATGCGGGGTGCTCGACCGGGCGGCCCTGCGCGGCGAGGGCATCACGCCCGCCCATCCGCCGCGGGCGGCGCAGCTGACCGAGGTGACGGACGTCCGTCAGGCACTGCTCGGGCTCCAGGCGCTGCTAGGCGAAGTGGGCATAGCCCTGGTCGGGGTCGCCTGCGCGACGGACGAGGAGAGCCTGTACTGGCAGTGCATAGAGTCGATCGACGCGGCTGACGAGTCGAGCGACCGGGTGCGCGCGATCCTGCGCCGCCTGGCGGTCCGCGAGCGGGGATCGGCCTCCGGCGTGGCCTGA
- a CDS encoding DUF2470 domain-containing protein: MRMSGAPATPAAHPAPATRPTDAERVRSVLAAAHSMTVVADGLRSEVRHLDGADPMGRLHLHPAEPGGGAEHRPAIRLEFTDVAPTPVRDRVRARVTVLGRMLTPYPDGSAGPDSSDSTCMEFGRAVLETEDGVSYIGLEELEAARPDPLAPYEAGMLTHLLDDHPDLVTLLLRLVQPLPTASVVRALPVAMDRYGITLRLEERRGHRDVRLPFPSPLDDVEQSGAQIQALFSAARRRSHRNTLPA, encoded by the coding sequence ATGCGCATGTCCGGTGCCCCTGCCACCCCGGCCGCCCACCCCGCGCCCGCCACCCGGCCCACCGACGCCGAGCGGGTCCGGTCCGTCCTGGCCGCCGCCCACTCCATGACCGTGGTCGCCGACGGGCTGCGCTCCGAGGTCCGCCACCTCGACGGCGCCGACCCCATGGGCCGGCTCCACCTGCACCCCGCCGAACCCGGCGGGGGCGCCGAACACCGCCCCGCGATCCGGCTGGAGTTCACCGACGTCGCCCCCACCCCCGTACGCGACCGGGTGCGCGCCCGCGTCACCGTCCTGGGTCGCATGCTTACCCCCTACCCGGACGGGAGCGCCGGACCCGACTCCTCCGACAGCACCTGCATGGAATTCGGCCGGGCGGTCCTGGAGACCGAGGACGGCGTCTCGTACATCGGCCTGGAGGAGCTGGAAGCGGCCCGGCCGGACCCCCTCGCCCCGTACGAGGCCGGCATGCTCACGCACCTCCTCGACGACCACCCCGACCTCGTCACCCTGCTGCTGCGCCTGGTCCAGCCGCTGCCCACGGCCTCCGTGGTCCGCGCGCTGCCGGTCGCCATGGACCGGTACGGGATCACCCTGCGCCTGGAGGAGCGCCGCGGCCACCGCGACGTACGGCTACCCTTCCCCTCGCCGCTGGACGACGTCGAGCAGTCCGGGGCGCAGATCCAGGCGCTCTTCAGCGCGGCCCGGCGGCGCTCGCACCGCAACACGCTGCCTGCCTGA
- a CDS encoding ATP-binding protein: MPAQRQPQHRPVVTELRLSAFGPHRGAVFPLGPVTLFGGPSGSGKSQVLAAYEALAALGSGATLEEAFPDSSARIPDRAVPDADRRRGFRIGCTVDGPAGPVRLDLAVQAEPALRIVGERLTQDGEILLSTALRDPGRRSVQAAWLTGGATGVTRAPLPDDRLGTALLPLRVAGATAGQRQVLAAAEQVVVALRSVFPCDPRPDRMRAPAPQGEGRLLGDCVNLADVLRRTRHECGTRHALLAEAARTGCAGPVAGLDVRARADGPVTALLERGPGRPATEFGRLGAGELRFLALALVLLTGPGVLAMDPAAELLSAQQALTVLADGFDHGLDRRQTAELLRLALLSCGRGHVRLVAAVGEGSADLARGIQGVTVVDLTP; the protein is encoded by the coding sequence GTGCCCGCGCAGCGGCAGCCGCAGCACCGGCCCGTCGTCACCGAGCTGCGGCTGTCCGCCTTCGGCCCGCACCGCGGGGCCGTCTTCCCGCTCGGGCCCGTCACGCTCTTCGGCGGGCCCAGCGGCAGCGGCAAGTCCCAGGTCCTGGCCGCCTACGAGGCCCTGGCCGCGCTGGGTTCCGGCGCCACGCTGGAGGAGGCCTTCCCGGACTCGTCTGCCCGTATCCCGGACCGGGCGGTCCCCGATGCCGACCGGCGGCGCGGGTTCCGCATCGGCTGCACGGTCGACGGCCCCGCCGGGCCCGTCCGGCTGGACCTCGCCGTGCAGGCCGAGCCCGCGCTGCGGATCGTCGGCGAACGGCTCACGCAGGACGGCGAGATCCTGCTCAGCACCGCCCTGCGCGACCCCGGCCGGCGCTCGGTGCAGGCCGCGTGGCTGACCGGGGGCGCCACCGGGGTCACCCGGGCCCCGCTGCCCGACGACCGGCTCGGCACGGCCCTGCTCCCGCTCCGGGTGGCCGGCGCCACGGCCGGGCAGCGACAGGTGCTGGCCGCCGCCGAGCAGGTGGTGGTGGCGCTGCGCTCGGTGTTCCCCTGCGACCCCCGCCCCGACCGGATGCGCGCCCCCGCCCCGCAGGGGGAGGGCCGGCTGCTGGGCGACTGCGTCAACCTGGCCGACGTACTGCGCCGGACGCGGCACGAATGCGGCACCCGCCACGCACTGCTGGCCGAGGCGGCCCGCACCGGCTGCGCGGGCCCGGTCGCGGGGCTGGACGTACGGGCCCGCGCGGACGGCCCCGTCACCGCGCTGCTGGAGCGCGGCCCCGGCCGGCCCGCCACGGAATTCGGCCGCCTCGGCGCGGGCGAGCTGCGCTTCCTCGCGCTGGCGCTGGTCCTGCTGACCGGACCGGGCGTGCTGGCCATGGACCCCGCCGCCGAACTGCTCTCCGCGCAGCAGGCGCTGACGGTCCTCGCCGACGGCTTCGACCACGGCCTGGACCGGCGGCAGACCGCCGAACTGCTGCGCCTGGCACTGCTGTCCTGCGGCCGGGGCCACGTCCGGCTGGTGGCGGCGGTGGGGGAGGGGTCCGCGGACCTCGCCCGTGGGATCCAGGGCGTCACGGTGGTAGACCTGACCCCATGA
- a CDS encoding ABC transporter ATP-binding protein, with product MAKIVFESVTKTFPTKDKKKRRNEEEFTALDGIDLEIEAGEFVVVVGPSGCGKSTLLDLLGGLSRPTSGRILLDGRPVTGPGLDRGIVFQQYALLPWRTALGNVAFGLEATGVPKRERTARAREFLDLVGLTGFEDRHPHELSGGMRQRVAIARSLAYDPDVLLMDEPFAALDAQTRESLQDELRRIWQRTGKTVVFITHGIEEAVYLGQRVAVMTSRPGRVKEVVPISFDARGPGLQGEDLRSSPEFARYRHEIWTLLHDEVARAQLLEKEEATV from the coding sequence ATGGCGAAGATCGTGTTCGAGTCCGTGACGAAGACCTTCCCCACGAAGGACAAGAAGAAGAGGAGGAACGAGGAGGAGTTCACCGCCCTCGACGGCATCGACCTGGAGATCGAGGCGGGGGAGTTCGTGGTCGTCGTGGGCCCCAGCGGCTGCGGCAAGTCCACCCTCCTGGACCTGCTCGGCGGCCTGTCCCGGCCCACCTCCGGCCGCATCCTGCTCGACGGCAGGCCGGTCACCGGTCCGGGCCTGGACCGGGGCATCGTCTTCCAGCAGTACGCGCTGCTGCCCTGGCGAACGGCGCTGGGCAACGTCGCCTTCGGCCTGGAGGCGACCGGCGTCCCGAAGCGTGAACGAACGGCCAGGGCCCGCGAGTTCCTGGACCTCGTCGGCCTCACGGGATTCGAGGACCGGCATCCGCACGAACTCTCCGGCGGAATGCGCCAGCGGGTCGCCATCGCCCGCTCGCTGGCGTACGACCCGGACGTGCTGCTGATGGACGAGCCCTTCGCGGCCCTCGACGCGCAGACCCGCGAGTCCCTCCAGGACGAACTGCGCCGCATCTGGCAGCGCACCGGCAAGACCGTCGTCTTCATCACGCACGGCATCGAGGAAGCCGTCTACCTCGGGCAGAGGGTGGCCGTCATGACCTCCCGCCCGGGCCGCGTCAAGGAGGTCGTCCCGATCTCCTTCGACGCCCGCGGGCCCGGTCTCCAGGGCGAGGACCTGCGCTCCAGCCCGGAGTTCGCCCGCTACCGCCACGAGATCTGGACCCTGCTCCACGACGAGGTCGCCCGCGCGCAGCTACTGGAGAAGGAGGAGGCCACCGTATGA
- a CDS encoding cell division protein SepF: protein MSRYDVTDEQWEGLAQVVPLRSRNEWPSRVDHRTIPKSPGVSAAEQRRFVVIRVQIFADAREVAEYLIAQIPVLLDLTGADSEVAKRILDFSSGVVFGLGSGMHRVDRNVFLLAPVGTEVEGIAAAAVPRS, encoded by the coding sequence GTGAGCAGGTACGACGTCACTGACGAACAGTGGGAGGGGCTCGCGCAGGTGGTACCCCTGCGCAGTCGCAACGAATGGCCTTCCCGGGTGGACCACCGCACGATCCCCAAGTCGCCCGGGGTGTCCGCGGCGGAACAGCGGCGCTTCGTGGTGATCCGGGTCCAGATCTTCGCGGACGCCCGGGAGGTGGCCGAGTACCTGATCGCGCAGATCCCGGTGCTGCTCGACCTCACCGGCGCGGACAGTGAAGTGGCCAAGCGGATCCTGGACTTCAGCAGCGGTGTGGTCTTCGGGCTGGGCAGCGGGATGCACCGGGTCGACCGGAACGTCTTCCTGCTGGCGCCCGTCGGGACGGAGGTCGAGGGGATCGCCGCGGCGGCTGTCCCCCGATCGTAG
- a CDS encoding ABC transporter permease — translation MSTDTTTDDTTTTRTGTGTSTVTAPAPAPAAPAPAAPAPATGAGPVAGAGPDRKPVPAPPPAVRERADAPPPAVAGPESRTAPHPLRRPARALGQGLRAVALRSAAVLVLLAVWEAAPRLGLVDATFLPPVSEVARAWWELLGNGQLGQHARASLARSFGGFAIAVAVAVPLGLLIGWYRPVAALLGPLLEVFRNTAALALLPVFVLLLGIGETSKVSIVVYACLWPILLNTISAVGNADPTLVRLARSMDLSTPRLFQKVILPSSVPTIFTGIRLAGAVSILVLVAAEMIGAKAGLGYLINASQFNFAIPQMYAGIVTISAIGVAFNQLLVTVERRLSLWRVPA, via the coding sequence ATGAGCACCGACACGACCACCGACGACACGACCACCACCAGGACCGGGACCGGTACAAGTACCGTCACCGCCCCGGCCCCGGCCCCCGCAGCCCCGGCCCCCGCAGCCCCGGCCCCGGCAACCGGTGCCGGCCCCGTCGCGGGTGCCGGCCCCGACCGGAAGCCCGTACCCGCCCCGCCGCCCGCCGTACGGGAGCGGGCCGACGCCCCGCCTCCGGCGGTGGCCGGGCCGGAGTCCCGTACGGCCCCGCATCCCCTACGGCGGCCCGCCCGGGCGCTCGGCCAGGGGCTGCGCGCCGTGGCCCTGCGCTCGGCGGCCGTGCTCGTCCTGCTCGCCGTGTGGGAGGCCGCGCCCCGGCTGGGCCTGGTGGACGCGACCTTCCTGCCGCCCGTCAGCGAGGTCGCCCGGGCCTGGTGGGAGCTGCTGGGCAACGGCCAGCTGGGCCAGCACGCCCGCGCCAGCCTCGCCCGTTCCTTCGGCGGCTTCGCGATAGCCGTGGCCGTCGCCGTCCCGCTGGGCCTGCTCATCGGCTGGTACCGGCCGGTCGCCGCGCTGCTGGGCCCGCTGCTGGAGGTGTTCCGCAACACCGCGGCCCTGGCCCTGCTGCCGGTCTTCGTGCTCCTGCTCGGCATCGGCGAGACCTCGAAGGTCTCGATCGTCGTCTACGCCTGCCTCTGGCCGATCCTGCTGAACACCATCAGCGCCGTCGGCAACGCCGATCCCACCCTGGTCCGGCTGGCCCGCTCGATGGACCTGTCCACGCCGAGGCTGTTCCAGAAGGTGATCCTGCCGTCCTCGGTGCCGACGATCTTCACCGGCATCCGACTGGCCGGCGCCGTGTCCATCCTCGTCCTGGTGGCCGCGGAGATGATCGGCGCCAAGGCCGGGCTCGGCTACCTGATCAACGCCTCGCAGTTCAACTTCGCCATCCCCCAGATGTACGCGGGCATCGTCACGATCTCCGCGATCGGCGTGGCCTTCAACCAGCTCCTGGTCACGGTCGAACGCCGCCTCAGCCTCTGGCGCGTCCCGGCCTGA
- a CDS encoding recombinase family protein has translation MEPIALGDRGPDTIRARTYGRQSHKSESDSSASPKMQKDTGIAFINSQAAWTHTGHYEDVGLSGYDPDVYRPDFERMLEDARKGEFDVLVIYMLSRLTRQGAAEALKIQEELAKCGVALVSTQEPFINTSDDNPFGVAFFALIADLAHQESKNKSKFIKDAFAQLSAKGSHSSGPVPFGFVADQVSVDGLTIRVLSPGPQTEKKLGPECTPADTVTRIIDLAEDGRNPSAIAAELTERRARTPYGSLDEETAQARVAAAQRSRKSGPSDEANAEWSPTVVGRILRDPRLAGYAIGPVDPKSKQRAILRDAKGQPVAPHTGFISPKRWYDLQRSLDGRKRTVQRDRTGERTFLGSWGILHCGRCDAGMTVSRAQGTYVCNLRRAVGDESKHVLRVVMSHADDVVASRVWARPG, from the coding sequence ATGGAGCCAATCGCCCTGGGGGACAGGGGCCCGGACACGATCAGGGCCAGGACGTACGGCCGGCAGAGCCACAAGAGCGAAAGCGACAGCTCTGCATCTCCCAAAATGCAGAAAGATACTGGCATCGCCTTCATCAACAGCCAGGCCGCGTGGACGCACACAGGGCACTACGAAGACGTCGGCCTCTCTGGTTACGACCCTGACGTCTACCGTCCGGATTTTGAGCGGATGCTGGAGGACGCCCGAAAGGGTGAGTTCGATGTCCTCGTGATCTACATGCTCTCCCGGCTCACCCGCCAGGGCGCGGCTGAAGCACTCAAGATCCAAGAGGAGTTGGCGAAGTGCGGGGTCGCACTTGTCAGCACCCAAGAACCCTTCATCAACACTTCCGACGACAATCCGTTCGGTGTCGCCTTCTTCGCTCTAATCGCTGACCTGGCGCACCAGGAGAGCAAGAACAAGAGCAAGTTCATCAAGGATGCCTTCGCTCAGCTCAGTGCAAAGGGCTCGCACTCCAGCGGCCCCGTGCCCTTTGGATTCGTTGCCGATCAGGTCAGCGTCGACGGGCTGACCATTCGTGTGCTGAGTCCGGGACCGCAGACCGAAAAGAAGCTTGGCCCCGAGTGCACTCCCGCCGACACGGTGACCCGCATCATTGACTTGGCAGAGGACGGGAGGAACCCCAGCGCCATCGCTGCGGAGCTGACGGAGAGGCGGGCCAGGACGCCGTACGGAAGCCTGGACGAGGAGACCGCTCAGGCGCGCGTCGCTGCCGCGCAACGCAGCCGCAAGAGCGGGCCGTCCGATGAGGCCAACGCCGAGTGGTCGCCCACTGTCGTAGGCCGGATCCTGCGTGACCCACGACTGGCCGGCTACGCCATCGGCCCTGTGGACCCCAAGAGCAAGCAGCGTGCCATTCTGCGCGACGCCAAGGGGCAACCCGTAGCGCCGCATACGGGGTTCATCTCCCCCAAGCGCTGGTACGACCTCCAGCGCTCCTTGGACGGGCGCAAACGCACCGTACAGCGAGACCGGACCGGCGAGCGGACGTTCCTGGGGTCGTGGGGGATCCTCCACTGTGGGCGGTGCGATGCAGGAATGACTGTGTCCCGTGCGCAGGGGACCTATGTGTGCAACCTTCGTCGCGCGGTTGGCGACGAGTCGAAGCACGTCCTCCGGGTCGTCATGAGCCATGCTGACGACGTCGTGGCGTCGCGGGTCTGGGCCCGACCCGGATGA
- a CDS encoding ABC transporter substrate-binding protein yields the protein MPTAFASPPTSRRQFLALLGISAAAVSCGTATATGGSGKQITSLKYQGAVGAVTLPELAADLGYLGDVTLDWVGNTISGPQDIQSAATGQTHFGSAFNGAVIKLASTKAPIKAVVASYGSDQHSYGGYYVLEDSPIRSARDLIGKKVGMNTLGAHYQALLDIYLSRGGLSKAEADKVEPLVVPPVNTEQSLRQKTIEVGVLTGVLRDKALAAGGIRPLFTDVELLGPFSAGTYIMTERFIKQNPDTVRTFATGVAKAIEWSRATPREEVVARMTEIVRKRGRNEDTATLQYWHSYGVAETGGRISDKQFQLWLDWLGERGDIKPGQLKAADLYTNEFNGYGKG from the coding sequence ATGCCCACAGCCTTCGCCTCGCCCCCCACCTCCCGACGCCAGTTCCTCGCCCTGCTCGGCATCTCGGCGGCCGCGGTGAGCTGCGGTACGGCCACCGCTACCGGCGGATCCGGCAAGCAGATCACCTCCCTCAAGTACCAGGGGGCGGTCGGAGCGGTCACGCTCCCCGAACTCGCCGCGGACCTCGGCTACCTCGGCGACGTCACCCTGGACTGGGTCGGCAACACCATCAGCGGCCCGCAGGACATCCAGTCCGCCGCCACGGGCCAGACCCACTTCGGCAGCGCCTTCAACGGCGCCGTCATCAAGCTCGCCTCCACCAAGGCCCCCATCAAGGCCGTCGTCGCCTCCTACGGCTCCGACCAGCACTCCTACGGCGGCTACTACGTCCTGGAGGACAGCCCGATCCGCTCGGCCCGCGACCTGATCGGCAAGAAGGTCGGCATGAACACCCTCGGCGCCCACTACCAGGCCCTGCTCGACATCTACCTGAGCCGGGGCGGCCTCTCGAAGGCCGAAGCCGACAAGGTCGAGCCGCTCGTGGTGCCGCCCGTCAACACCGAGCAGTCCCTGCGGCAGAAGACGATCGAGGTCGGCGTGCTCACCGGGGTCCTGCGCGACAAGGCCCTCGCGGCCGGCGGCATCCGCCCGCTGTTCACCGACGTCGAACTGCTCGGCCCGTTCAGCGCCGGCACCTACATCATGACCGAGCGCTTCATCAAGCAGAACCCGGACACCGTACGGACCTTCGCGACCGGAGTGGCCAAGGCCATCGAATGGTCCCGCGCCACCCCGCGCGAGGAGGTCGTCGCGCGGATGACGGAGATCGTCAGGAAGCGCGGCCGCAACGAGGACACCGCCACCCTCCAGTACTGGCACTCCTACGGGGTCGCCGAGACGGGCGGCCGGATCTCCGACAAGCAGTTCCAGCTCTGGCTCGACTGGCTCGGCGAGCGCGGCGACATCAAGCCGGGGCAGCTGAAGGCCGCCGACCTCTACACCAACGAGTTCAACGGCTACGGGAAGGGCTGA
- a CDS encoding LLM class flavin-dependent oxidoreductase — MTAPRTLHLNAFLMNAGHHDAAWRHPDSSPERVTDLRYFQELARTAERGKLDSVFFADGLALWGKARYNALGGFEPLTLLSAIAAVTEHIGLIATVSTTFNEPFHTARKFASLDHISGGRAGWNIVTSGTVDEARNFNRDEHLEHGLRYERAREFLDVATKLWDSWEDDAIVLDKERGIYADTDRLHPAAHRGEHFGVAGPLNVPRSPQGYPLLVQAGSSEDGKEFAARYAEAVFTAQQTLADGQTFYKDLKSRLPKYGRTDGDLLVLPGIAPVIGSTEAEAKALEQQLTDLQVPEYGLAQLSGMLGVDLTGRPLDGPLPELPEERDINGNKSRFTLVAELARRDGLTLRELMARLGAGRGHRVFAGTPEQIADQLEQWFTQGAADGFNIMAPVLPTGLTDFVDQVVPILQRRGLFRTEYTGRTLRENYGLPRPANRYAAAPAGA, encoded by the coding sequence ATGACCGCACCCCGGACCCTCCACCTCAACGCCTTCCTGATGAACGCCGGGCACCACGACGCAGCCTGGCGCCACCCCGACAGCAGCCCCGAACGCGTCACCGACCTGCGGTACTTCCAGGAACTGGCCCGCACCGCCGAACGCGGGAAGCTCGACTCCGTCTTCTTCGCCGACGGACTCGCCCTCTGGGGCAAGGCCCGTTACAACGCCCTCGGCGGCTTCGAACCGCTGACGCTGCTCTCCGCGATCGCCGCCGTCACCGAGCACATCGGGCTCATCGCGACCGTCTCCACCACATTCAACGAGCCGTTCCACACCGCCCGGAAGTTCGCCTCCCTCGACCACATCAGCGGCGGCCGGGCCGGCTGGAACATCGTCACCTCCGGGACCGTCGACGAGGCCCGCAACTTCAACCGCGACGAGCACCTGGAACACGGCCTGCGCTACGAGCGGGCCCGCGAGTTCCTCGACGTCGCCACCAAGCTCTGGGACAGCTGGGAGGACGACGCGATCGTCCTCGACAAGGAGCGCGGCATCTACGCCGACACCGACAGGCTCCACCCCGCGGCCCACCGCGGCGAGCACTTCGGGGTCGCCGGCCCGCTCAACGTGCCGCGCTCCCCCCAGGGGTACCCGCTGCTGGTCCAGGCGGGCTCCTCCGAGGACGGCAAGGAGTTCGCCGCCCGGTACGCGGAGGCAGTCTTCACCGCCCAACAGACGCTCGCCGACGGCCAGACCTTCTACAAGGACCTCAAGTCCCGCCTGCCCAAGTACGGCCGCACCGACGGCGACCTGCTGGTCCTCCCCGGCATCGCCCCCGTCATCGGCTCCACCGAGGCCGAGGCCAAGGCCCTGGAGCAGCAGCTCACCGACCTCCAGGTCCCCGAGTACGGGCTGGCCCAGCTCTCCGGCATGCTCGGCGTCGACCTCACCGGCCGTCCCCTGGACGGCCCGCTGCCCGAACTCCCGGAAGAGCGGGACATCAACGGCAACAAGAGCCGCTTCACCCTCGTCGCCGAACTCGCCCGGCGCGACGGCCTCACCCTGCGCGAGCTGATGGCCCGCCTCGGCGCCGGCCGCGGCCACCGGGTCTTCGCGGGTACCCCCGAGCAGATCGCCGACCAGCTGGAGCAGTGGTTCACCCAGGGCGCCGCCGACGGCTTCAACATCATGGCGCCCGTCCTGCCCACCGGCCTGACCGACTTCGTAGACCAGGTCGTGCCGATCCTCCAGCGGCGCGGGCTCTTCCGCACCGAGTACACCGGCCGCACCCTCCGGGAGAACTACGGCCTGCCCCGTCCGGCCAACCGCTACGCCGCAGCGCCGGCGGGGGCGTGA
- a CDS encoding LLM class F420-dependent oxidoreductase codes for MELRIFTEPQQGASYETLLRVAKAAEELRFGAFFRSDHYLRMGSADGLPGPTDAWITLAGLARETSRIRLGTLMTAGTFRLPGVLAIQVAQVDQMSGGRVELGLGAGWFEEEHKAYGIPFPAERMARLEEQLAIVTGLWATETGHRFDYAGHHYQLENSPALPKPAQAKVPVLIGGHGARRTPRLAARYADEFNMPFASVADSARQFARVREAAAEGGRRAGELVYSNALVVCVGKDDAEVARRAAAIGRDVDELKANGLAGSPAEVVDKLGTYEAIGSSRAYLQVLDLDDLDHLELISTQVQSQLG; via the coding sequence ATGGAACTCCGTATCTTCACTGAACCCCAGCAGGGCGCGAGCTACGAGACTCTGCTCCGCGTTGCCAAGGCCGCCGAAGAACTCCGCTTCGGAGCGTTCTTCCGCTCCGACCACTACCTCAGGATGGGCTCCGCCGACGGCCTGCCCGGTCCGACGGACGCCTGGATCACCCTCGCGGGCCTGGCCCGCGAGACCAGCCGGATCCGGCTGGGCACGCTGATGACGGCCGGCACCTTCCGGCTGCCCGGCGTCCTCGCCATCCAGGTGGCCCAGGTCGACCAGATGTCCGGCGGCCGGGTCGAACTCGGCCTGGGCGCGGGCTGGTTCGAAGAGGAGCACAAGGCCTACGGGATCCCCTTCCCTGCGGAGCGGATGGCCCGGCTCGAGGAGCAGCTGGCGATCGTTACCGGGCTGTGGGCCACCGAGACCGGCCACCGCTTCGACTACGCGGGCCACCACTACCAGCTGGAGAACTCGCCCGCGCTGCCCAAGCCCGCCCAGGCCAAGGTGCCCGTGCTCATCGGCGGCCACGGCGCCCGGCGCACCCCCCGGCTCGCCGCGCGGTACGCGGACGAGTTCAACATGCCGTTCGCCTCGGTCGCGGACAGCGCCCGGCAGTTCGCCCGGGTCCGGGAGGCCGCCGCGGAGGGCGGGCGCCGCGCCGGCGAGCTCGTCTACTCCAACGCCCTGGTGGTCTGCGTGGGCAAGGACGACGCCGAGGTGGCCCGCCGGGCCGCCGCCATCGGCCGTGACGTGGACGAGCTCAAGGCCAACGGCCTGGCCGGCTCCCCGGCCGAGGTCGTGGACAAGCTCGGCACCTACGAGGCCATCGGTTCCTCCCGCGCCTACCTCCAGGTGCTCGACCTCGACGACCTGGATCACCTGGAGCTGATCTCCACCCAGGTCCAGTCCCAGCTCGGCTGA